The nucleotide sequence tcttttaactttttttttttttttttctgtcgatAGCCATAATAACACAGCGAGAGTCTATGATGCTGAGACAAAGGAATGTTTATTAAGTGTAGATCCAGTATAGTCAGTCAACAACACAATTTAACTCAACAATCCCACCTTAATGCAgattaagaaaatacaatataaCACTGTCAAGGCTCaagttaaaaaacacaaaaatggaaATGTCAGTTATATATAGAATAAATAACAGCAAGCAGAGAGAGGTGGCTAGTTTCTAATCTGTACTTCTCTTATGTAGCAGGTACTGGAATGCACTGTggatattaaacatttaaaaaaaatgaatcctcCTTTATTTGCTGGGTACTGCCAAAGTTTACTATTTAGTGTGTACTTCTTGTATCGTTGTTATAATAGTGTTTTAGCACACTAAGCAGGAGTTAAGCAGCACATTATGGCGAGGAGATTTGCAGTTTATGGGTCGGAGACGCAGCCCAAATCAATTTAGAGAGGCACCATCAAAGGTATAATCACAAGGCTCATATCACTCCACTGTGTTACACTGCTTAAATTAAGACAAGTGACGAAGGCACATGTAGTCAAGACCAACACCTGATCAATTCAGTCATGTCATAAAGGAACTAAAATCGCTCACACTAAATCTGTCTATCTAAGATGATATGAACTAATGCTAGGGATGGAAAAAAGAATTTAGTTCCTGGAACcagacgtgaccagggggtttgCATGCGAAGCACATGATTGTCTAATTAGGCGTAATTAAGTGCAATTGTCATTAACTCAAGCGCCTGGGAGGCACCAGAGCTGCTCAAAACGGTTCGCAATGCCATTCTGATTTCCACCCTTTTATTCACGCAAAGATTTCAGCACATCagccaactaaaaaaaaaaaagaaaagaaagctctCCAAGCAGATGAGAGTCACGTTTTCAGCGCTGCAAAAACAAAACCGGTTCTGGTTTCTGCACCACCCTGCCTTCTTTTACAGGGATTTAAACCAGTACAGTGTGGActctgcaaagcactgtacaaaccAGTCTGGTCCCTTCCTTATCCACCTCGTGTCTCTAGGAGAGGGGAGGTTGGAGGAGTGTTAAGAAGGGGGCTGTACCTTCATTCCCAATAATTCACTACAATAAGAATGCCGTTCAAGCTGCTGGGAGCTTTGATTTCCTTCAACAGCCCAGTAAGACACTAATaggagtctattttaatgatctggacagggatggaaataagactcccactgcatagcagtctgatccactcctggttttgctgagtttaataagacccgCCTGCGCTATTTACTCACTGTGGCTTGTTAAGcgcatagtaaaacctggaatgggtgaaactgctatgcaacaggagtcttatttccatgcctgcgCCTGATCAAAATACGTGCTAGTGTTTTCCAACTGTGTGATTTATTACAATCAATATACAGCTGAGAGTGATCTGTGTTACTATATTAAGCTCCACTGCTGTTCAAACCACTGACATGTTTAtatctgtagaaaaaaaaaaacaatttgtatGCAGAgcaatgttttactgttttatctAGAATATCCCACACCCAGAATCAGACAGCTCCGTTGTATAAAGCACACAGATATCTCTTTTGGGGAGAGCAGTTTGGCTCTGGGGATGGGATATAAACATGGCAGTTGTAGACAGAACTGTTCTCTGGATATGACTGCATTAGGTCCCCTTTAAAACAGAGCTGCATAATACAGTGTAACTGGTCCCGTTGCATTCTTGCAAAAGAAATCTAGCAaggattttaaaaagtaaaaaaaaaatagctggtaGCAATTGCAGTTTACATTAGAAAATGAGAAGCTGACGGAGCACGCATCTCCAGTTCTGTGATATGAAATGTAAACCATTTGGAAAGAAGGTTATCCACCTGAATTAAAAACAATGCCactttctgttatatatatataaaaaaaaatcaaaaaatcaaaCTATCCAGGTATCCAGGTAATAGATTACTGTTGCATGGCATTGGAGCCATTCCAGACTTCCCTGGAAACGCATGCCCTGTTCATGCCACCCAAATACTGCCCAACCCCCCACGCTGAAAACGGAGCATGAAGTGAATGGTGACGAACATGCCTTCTGTAGACACTGTGGACAGGGTCTGAGTTGCAGCTCCAATATGTGTAATGCAGCTCAGGCATGACGACGCTCATTGTAATGTCTTTAAACAGCTAGCAGTCTGACAGCTGCTTTCAGACCCTGATTCGAACTAATCTCGGGCTGTCTTGTCTAATCTAACATCACGCAGTCTAAGTCTAGTACAAATCAGGGGCTGTCAAACTGGTCCTGTATCTCTTACCCCACTGCTGGGCCTGtagatttctgttttgtttggttttttgcaGATACAGCCCCCCTCGGTCCGGTTCTGGGAAGGTAAAGCCCATGAAACACCAGGGCAACTTTCTTCTTGCAGCTCAGCAAGCGATTTTCTTCTTCCTGTTCTGTTAGTGCTTTTCGTTTTTTACGAAGGATGTTAATTATATGTCGTCTTTGCTGCAGTTTGGGGATTTCTTGGCCAGGTcactcattttaaaaattgagaattatttctgttattattttttttacctggttaaatagAGGAATTGATCGATCGATCGACtgattaaactgattatattttcACCGGATTATAAAATAATCTCAATTTGGGTCGTAAGTGAAAAGTGCTTAAAAACGGCCCCTTTTCAGGAAGCTGCAAGAAAGCGTTTGTGTGCGAGTCTGGTGGTTCATGGGGTGCAGGGAGGGGGCGCGGGTGTTTAGGACCAGTGCTCATCACTGGGGTAGCTCGGGACGGGAGTGGGATACTGGGGCAGGGTGTTCCCCGCCCCGGACACGGCATGGAACCCGGCCTCGCGGACTCGCTCGTTCTTCCACGCGCCGCTGCTCCACTCCTCCTGCGCCTTGTGGAAGCTTCCGCCCCCTCCACGATACATCCTGTGCACCTGGAGGAGTAACAGAGAGGTGAGACACGGACAGGGAATGGGTGGAACTGCTATTCAATGGGAGTAGAATCTCCATCCCTGCAAAATGAGACTTACCCTAAACAGCGCCACGCCCATCATGACGGTAACCACGGTGAACATGATGGCTGACACGAGCATCACCACGGCTGCGCCGATATTGGAGCTGAAAAACATGACTGCAGCGATCCACCCGctgagaagagagaggagaggaggagagagaagggagagggggagaggagaaagaagggagagggggagaagaggagagaagggagaggagaagggagagggagaggagaaagaagggagggggagaggagagggagagggagaggagaaagggagaaggagaggagatgaggagagagaagggagaggaggagaggggagagaagggagaggagagagaagggagaggaggacAGAAGggatagaggagggagagaggagagcgtgTCAGTATATCTGAACCATAATGCAGGTTGCTAACAGGgttgggtcaattcctgtttttcaattccaattcctttttaaaatcaattccgtGGTTTGGATCTGTGGGGTCATTCTGTAGTTGGATTTGAATGCAAGGTACTGTAGATCCCAAAgtgaaatcaattaaaaaaacgaaTCTTACTCTGCAGCATTGACTACGAAGAATGTACCCGAAGCTTTCAACACTTGTATAAACAGCTTTAAACTCTGCTTCGAAGTGGACAGGGCGATGACTACCCCGGgctggctcacacacacactcaccaggCTCCCCAGCCAGAGATCCCCAGAGCCTGGATCCCCACCAGCACGAACTGCGCCCCGAAGATAAAGAAGAAGGCCATGAAGTTAAAGGAGCTGTCAGTCCTGCAAAGAACAGCAACGAAAACTACACTCAAGAAGTAAAAAAACATCAGACCTCTACATACA is from Acipenser ruthenus chromosome 49, fAciRut3.2 maternal haplotype, whole genome shotgun sequence and encodes:
- the LOC117401237 gene encoding secretory carrier-associated membrane protein 4-like encodes the protein MTERVNNFPPLPKFIPLKPCFYQDFEEDIPAAHQQLVRRVYYLWILYSITLAVNLIACLAWWIGGGSGANFGLAFVWLILFSPCSYVCWFRPLYKALKTDSSFNFMAFFFIFGAQFVLVGIQALGISGWGACGWIAAVMFFSSNIGAAVVMLVSAIMFTVVTVMMGVALFRVHRMYRGGGGSFHKAQEEWSSGAWKNERVREAGFHAVSGAGNTLPQYPTPVPSYPSDEHWS